The following are encoded together in the Kribbella voronezhensis genome:
- a CDS encoding ATP-grasp domain-containing protein, translated as MSSYTIIVDPLSTGQEYPAAFKEAGQVPVAVLSGLEPPPAYTTSWHPEDFEHVHYFTGDVEALAAELRVYEPEYLVPGAESGVELCDQLTEILVPGSGNVPELASARRDKWQMAQALSAAGVPRLRQFLTSDPAEAEHWLKENDLLGKRLVIKPPKSAAGDEVYIVFEDGDWRERFDQVLGRTNKMGITNDAVLIQEYAEGTEYLVDSYSVDGVHSLVDVCRYTKVSRGDKIGIYHRIDFLAADDPEVLALWPYTQQVLDAVGIRVGCGHSEVMMTADGPRLIEVAARPAGGGHQMVSELATGDNHIKRTVAHRVRGEVRDSFDLVQHLRGIFISAVREGYFRNREVLAPAEELKSFHWMKILHEEDAIVPETVDLFTCLAWVILIHSDAATLDEDYQRVLEMEAAIVIDAP; from the coding sequence ATGTCTAGCTACACGATCATCGTGGATCCGTTGTCCACTGGTCAGGAGTACCCAGCGGCCTTCAAGGAGGCCGGGCAGGTGCCGGTTGCGGTACTGAGTGGGCTCGAGCCGCCACCGGCGTACACGACGAGTTGGCACCCGGAGGACTTCGAGCACGTGCACTACTTCACGGGTGACGTGGAGGCGCTGGCGGCTGAGTTGCGGGTGTACGAACCGGAGTACCTGGTGCCGGGGGCGGAGAGCGGGGTCGAGTTGTGCGACCAGCTCACCGAGATCCTGGTACCGGGCAGCGGGAACGTTCCTGAGCTCGCGTCGGCGCGGCGCGACAAGTGGCAGATGGCCCAGGCGCTTTCTGCTGCCGGTGTTCCGAGGCTGCGGCAGTTCCTGACGTCCGATCCGGCCGAGGCCGAGCACTGGCTGAAGGAGAACGACCTGCTCGGCAAGCGACTGGTGATCAAGCCGCCGAAGAGCGCCGCCGGCGACGAGGTCTACATCGTTTTCGAGGACGGTGACTGGCGGGAGCGGTTCGACCAGGTGCTCGGCCGGACCAACAAGATGGGCATCACCAACGACGCGGTCCTGATCCAGGAGTACGCCGAGGGCACCGAGTACCTGGTGGACAGCTACTCGGTGGACGGGGTGCATTCGCTCGTCGACGTCTGCCGGTACACCAAGGTCAGCCGGGGCGACAAGATCGGCATCTACCACCGGATCGACTTCCTGGCGGCGGACGACCCCGAGGTACTGGCGTTGTGGCCGTACACCCAGCAGGTGCTCGATGCCGTCGGCATCCGGGTCGGGTGCGGGCACTCCGAGGTGATGATGACGGCCGACGGACCACGGCTGATCGAGGTCGCGGCCCGGCCGGCCGGCGGCGGTCACCAGATGGTCAGCGAACTGGCCACCGGCGACAACCACATCAAACGGACCGTCGCGCACCGGGTACGCGGCGAGGTGCGGGACAGCTTCGACCTGGTCCAGCACCTGCGCGGCATCTTCATCTCCGCGGTCCGGGAGGGGTACTTCCGCAATCGTGAGGTGCTGGCTCCCGCCGAGGAGCTGAAGTCCTTCCACTGGATGAAGATCCTGCACGAGGAAGACGCGATCGTCCCGGAGACGGTCGACCTCTTCACCTGCCTGGCCTGGGTGATCCTCATCCACAGCGACGCGGCCACCCTCGACGAGGACTACCAGCGCGTCCTCGAGATGGAGGCCGCGATCGTCATCGACGCACCCTGA
- a CDS encoding alpha/beta fold hydrolase produces MTEELKDLVCLHAAGSAPATWDGVRAGLEEAGYRVHCPTLAGHRGAARRTAYRLDDFRDDVVRELDELGLERVTLVGHSLGAFVASLVAVQVPERVERLVLEELPVPPRYAGGGPPSGKVGTGAALRVMGFLGRKKFDPRMLREVVAELRKPQPAWWDGLIAVPAPTLLLAGGPKSHLDQSRFELIAKQMPSATIVTVDAGHRIHRRAPQRWLAAVTSHLRGA; encoded by the coding sequence GTGACTGAAGAGTTGAAGGACCTGGTCTGTCTGCACGCCGCCGGGAGTGCACCGGCGACGTGGGACGGCGTGCGGGCCGGCCTGGAGGAGGCGGGCTATCGGGTGCACTGCCCGACGCTGGCTGGTCATCGCGGGGCGGCTCGGCGTACGGCGTACCGGCTGGATGATTTCCGCGACGACGTGGTGCGGGAGTTGGACGAGCTCGGGCTGGAGCGAGTGACGCTGGTGGGGCATTCGCTCGGGGCGTTCGTGGCGAGTCTGGTTGCTGTGCAGGTGCCGGAGCGGGTTGAGCGGTTGGTGCTGGAGGAGCTGCCGGTGCCGCCGCGATATGCCGGTGGCGGACCGCCGAGTGGAAAGGTGGGAACGGGCGCGGCGCTGCGGGTGATGGGGTTCCTCGGACGCAAGAAGTTCGATCCGCGGATGTTGCGTGAAGTCGTGGCGGAGTTGCGGAAGCCGCAGCCCGCGTGGTGGGACGGGCTCATAGCGGTGCCGGCACCGACGCTGCTGCTGGCGGGTGGACCGAAGAGTCACCTCGACCAGTCCCGCTTCGAGCTCATCGCGAAGCAGATGCCTTCGGCAACCATCGTGACGGTCGACGCCGGCCATCGGATTCACCGGCGTGCGCCGCAGAGGTGGCTCGCCGCGGTCACGAGCCACCTCCGGGGCGCCTGA
- a CDS encoding alkaline phosphatase PhoX, translating to MSVEESNALSRRQFVARAAAAGVAVSVVGSVEALYTAEPALGTSGPKIGYGPLIPDPAGMLDLPRGFSYQIVSREGTVRPDGLPTPSRFDGMGTFPDRFGGNRLVRNHECSPTAKIKVVAPPERTYDPAGAGGTSTLVVDRHNHKTSEHISLGGSAINCSGGITPWRTWLTCEETELKAGQSGYTKDHGFIFEVDPYDDRRNNHPTPLTAMGRFQHEAVAIDPATGIVYETEDAFVAPLGGFYRFLPNRPRGGWGSLRAGGELQAMRIPDLPDLSVVQEAGTVFHGVEWVKVPDPLATTESVRAQDYGKQTTGGYKLEGCWWGQLDRCVYFVSSFARTELGPKVDHDGQVWRYDPRAKTLKLMVIFTRPKPGSDDPEFDAPDNITMSPYGGLMMCEDGLGEQHILGTTEDGQVFKFARNAVNNGTPEAPEYGELAGVGFSADGRTMFFNVYTPGITYAITGPWRRRR from the coding sequence GTGTCCGTTGAAGAGTCGAATGCCCTGTCCAGACGCCAGTTCGTCGCCCGTGCCGCCGCGGCCGGTGTCGCGGTCAGCGTGGTGGGATCCGTCGAGGCCCTCTACACGGCAGAGCCCGCGCTCGGGACGTCCGGCCCGAAGATCGGCTACGGCCCCCTGATCCCCGACCCGGCCGGCATGCTCGACCTGCCGCGGGGATTCAGCTACCAGATCGTTTCCCGCGAAGGCACCGTTCGGCCGGACGGCCTGCCGACGCCGTCCCGGTTCGACGGGATGGGCACCTTCCCCGACCGCTTCGGCGGCAACCGGCTGGTTCGCAACCACGAGTGCAGCCCGACCGCGAAGATCAAGGTGGTCGCGCCGCCCGAGCGGACGTACGACCCGGCCGGCGCCGGCGGCACCAGCACGCTGGTCGTCGACCGGCACAACCACAAGACCAGCGAGCACATCAGCCTGGGCGGCTCGGCGATCAACTGCTCCGGCGGCATCACCCCGTGGCGTACCTGGCTGACGTGTGAGGAGACCGAACTCAAGGCCGGTCAGAGCGGCTACACCAAGGACCACGGCTTCATCTTCGAGGTCGACCCGTACGACGACCGTCGCAACAATCACCCCACTCCGCTGACGGCGATGGGCCGGTTCCAGCACGAGGCGGTAGCGATCGACCCGGCGACGGGCATCGTCTACGAGACCGAGGACGCCTTCGTCGCCCCGCTCGGCGGGTTCTACCGGTTCCTGCCGAATCGCCCACGAGGCGGCTGGGGGAGTCTGCGGGCCGGCGGCGAACTCCAGGCGATGCGGATCCCGGACCTGCCGGACCTGTCGGTGGTGCAGGAGGCCGGCACCGTCTTCCACGGCGTCGAATGGGTGAAGGTGCCCGACCCGCTGGCGACGACCGAGTCGGTCCGCGCCCAGGACTACGGCAAGCAGACCACCGGCGGGTACAAACTCGAAGGCTGCTGGTGGGGCCAGCTGGACCGCTGCGTGTACTTCGTGTCGTCGTTCGCGCGCACCGAACTCGGCCCCAAGGTCGACCACGACGGCCAGGTCTGGCGCTACGACCCGCGGGCGAAGACGCTGAAGCTGATGGTCATCTTCACCCGGCCCAAGCCCGGCTCGGACGACCCCGAGTTCGATGCCCCCGACAACATCACCATGTCGCCGTACGGCGGCCTGATGATGTGCGAGGACGGCCTCGGCGAGCAGCACATCCTCGGCACCACCGAGGACGGCCAGGTCTTCAAGTTCGCCCGCAACGCGGTCAACAACGGCACGCCCGAAGCCCCGGAGTACGGCGAACTGGCCGGCGTCGGCTTCTCTGCCGACGGCCGCACCATGTTCTTCAACGTCTACACGCCCGGCATCACCTACGCCATCACTGGCCCCTGGCGCCGCCGCCGCTAG
- the hisH gene encoding imidazole glycerol phosphate synthase subunit HisH: MSPKVVLLDYGSGNIRSGERALQRVGADVTVTSSFEDALNADGLLVPGVGAFEACMTGLRAVRGDVVVDRRLAASRPVLGICVGMQILFARGIEHGVETEGCDQWPGVVERLRPTGGEPVPHMGWNTVEVPSGSVLFDGMEKERFYFVHSYGVREWELKDARASVAPAVTWTTYGGDRFVAAVENGPLTATQFHPEKSGDAGAELLANWVRSL; encoded by the coding sequence GTGAGCCCGAAGGTCGTCCTGCTGGACTACGGCTCGGGCAACATCCGTTCGGGCGAGCGTGCCCTGCAACGGGTCGGCGCCGACGTGACGGTGACGTCGTCCTTCGAGGACGCGTTGAACGCGGACGGCCTGCTGGTCCCGGGCGTCGGCGCGTTCGAAGCCTGTATGACGGGACTTCGCGCGGTCCGCGGTGATGTCGTGGTCGACCGTCGACTCGCCGCCAGCCGCCCGGTGCTCGGGATCTGTGTCGGTATGCAGATCCTGTTCGCGCGGGGCATCGAGCACGGCGTCGAGACCGAGGGCTGCGACCAGTGGCCCGGTGTCGTCGAGCGGCTCCGGCCCACGGGTGGCGAGCCGGTTCCGCACATGGGCTGGAACACCGTGGAGGTGCCTTCGGGCAGCGTTCTCTTCGACGGTATGGAGAAGGAACGCTTCTACTTCGTGCACTCGTACGGCGTCCGCGAGTGGGAGCTCAAGGACGCTCGCGCCTCGGTGGCGCCGGCCGTCACCTGGACGACCTACGGCGGCGACCGCTTCGTCGCCGCGGTCGAGAACGGCCCGCTGACCGCCACCCAGTTCCACCCCGAGAAGTCCGGCGACGCCGGCGCGGAACTGCTGGCCAACTGGGTGCGCTCGCTGTAA
- the hisB gene encoding imidazoleglycerol-phosphate dehydratase HisB → MTRTARIDRETSESKVLVELDLDGTGRADISTGVGFYDHMLNALAKHALLDLHVNTVGDLEIDAHHTVEDTAIGLGQALREALGDKRGIRRFGDATVPLDEALVHCTVDLSGRPYCVHTGEPDGQVYAIIGGDYAGSLTQHVFETLAFNAAICIHIRVLSGRDPHHIVEAQFKAFARALRDAAELDPRQPGIPSTKGAL, encoded by the coding sequence ATGACGAGGACTGCCCGGATCGATCGGGAGACCAGCGAGTCGAAGGTGCTGGTCGAGCTCGACCTGGACGGCACCGGCCGCGCCGACATCAGTACCGGCGTCGGTTTCTACGACCACATGCTCAACGCGCTGGCCAAGCACGCGCTGCTCGACCTGCACGTGAACACCGTCGGCGACCTCGAGATCGACGCGCACCACACCGTCGAGGACACCGCGATCGGTCTCGGCCAGGCGCTTCGCGAGGCGCTGGGTGACAAGCGCGGCATCCGGCGTTTCGGCGACGCGACCGTGCCGCTGGACGAGGCGCTCGTGCACTGCACGGTGGACCTGTCCGGCCGCCCGTACTGCGTCCACACCGGCGAGCCCGACGGTCAGGTGTACGCGATCATCGGCGGCGACTACGCGGGTTCGCTGACCCAGCACGTCTTCGAGACTCTCGCGTTCAACGCCGCGATCTGCATCCACATCCGGGTGCTGTCCGGCCGGGATCCGCACCACATCGTCGAGGCGCAGTTCAAGGCGTTCGCCCGGGCGTTGCGCGACGCGGCCGAGCTGGACCCGCGCCAGCCCGGCATCCCGTCGACCAAGGGCGCTCTGTGA
- a CDS encoding histidinol-phosphate transaminase, with product MADFDGLPIRDELKSFEPYGAPQLDVPFLLNVNENPYPPSEATVADITASVAEAARGLNRYPDREFLDLRADLAAYLGRESGAHLVAEQVWAANGSNEVMLHLLQAFGGPGRTALSFAPTYSMYPEYARDTNTGWVVGRRSHDFTLDPSKALAAISRHRPSVVLLASPNNPTGTALPIDLVEAVAARTKAIGAVLVVDEAYAEFRRAGTPSAVTLLPAYGNLAVARTMSKAFALAGGRVGYLAASKQLVDALRIVRLPYHLSAVTQAVARAALRHSDELLSRVDQLRVERDETVEWLRAQGLRAVDSDANFVLFGTFADRHAVWQSLLDDGVLIRETGPDGWLRVSIGTGAEMAAFRGSLEKVLKTEVGRTL from the coding sequence ATGGCTGACTTCGACGGTCTGCCGATCCGCGACGAACTGAAGAGCTTCGAGCCGTACGGCGCGCCGCAACTCGACGTACCGTTCCTGCTCAACGTCAACGAGAACCCGTATCCGCCGAGCGAGGCGACCGTCGCGGACATCACCGCGTCGGTGGCCGAGGCGGCGCGCGGGCTGAACCGCTACCCGGATCGCGAGTTCCTCGACCTGCGGGCCGACCTCGCGGCGTACCTGGGCCGCGAGTCGGGCGCGCACCTGGTCGCGGAGCAGGTGTGGGCGGCCAACGGCTCCAACGAGGTGATGCTGCACCTCCTGCAGGCATTCGGGGGACCAGGCCGTACTGCGCTGTCGTTCGCGCCCACCTACTCGATGTACCCGGAGTATGCCCGGGACACCAACACGGGCTGGGTCGTCGGACGCCGGTCGCACGACTTCACCCTCGACCCCAGCAAGGCGCTCGCGGCGATCTCACGACACCGGCCTTCCGTCGTACTGCTCGCCTCTCCCAACAACCCGACCGGTACCGCGCTGCCGATCGACCTGGTGGAGGCGGTTGCCGCCCGCACCAAGGCGATCGGGGCGGTGCTGGTGGTGGACGAGGCCTATGCGGAGTTCCGCCGAGCCGGTACGCCGAGCGCGGTGACCCTGCTGCCGGCGTACGGGAACCTGGCGGTGGCGCGGACGATGTCGAAGGCGTTCGCCCTCGCCGGTGGACGTGTCGGTTATCTTGCCGCGAGCAAGCAACTGGTGGACGCGCTGCGGATCGTGCGGTTGCCGTACCACTTGTCCGCGGTGACCCAGGCGGTCGCGCGGGCCGCACTGCGGCACTCGGACGAGTTGCTCAGCCGGGTCGACCAGCTCCGGGTGGAGCGGGACGAGACGGTGGAATGGCTACGTGCACAGGGTTTGCGCGCGGTCGACTCGGATGCGAACTTCGTGCTGTTCGGCACCTTCGCCGACCGGCACGCGGTCTGGCAGTCGCTGCTGGACGACGGTGTGCTGATCCGCGAGACCGGACCGGACGGCTGGCTGCGGGTGTCGATCGGCACCGGCGCCGAGATGGCCGCGTTCCGCGGGTCGCTGGAGAAGGTGCTCAAGACAGAGGTAGGAAGAACGCTATGA
- the hisD gene encoding histidinol dehydrogenase — protein MIRRVDLRGRVAAGEVLDLQALVPRAVFDVEAALDVVRPICLDVRHRGLEAIREYGEKFDHVAVADLRVPAEALKTALEELDPSVRSAFEESIRRVREVSEDERGEDVVSEPAKGGRVTQRLVPVQRVGLYVPGGRAPLASSVVMNVVPAQVAGVQSLAVASPPQKDFNGLPHPTVLAVCAMLGIEEVYAMGGAQAIAGFAYGFEGCRKVNLITGPGNIYVVAAKRFLQSEVGIDSEAGPTEIAVLADDTADAVHVAADLISQAEHDPMAASVLVTPSEALAAAVEAELPKQVAKTKHRERVEEALGGQQSAVVLVDDLDQGTAVVDAYAAEHLEIQTADAEERAALINNAGAIFVGGWSPVSLGDYCAGSNHVLPTAGCACHSSGLSVRSFLKAVHVINYSQQALADVAQHVVDLAHAEDLPGHAAAVTARFPGESGNG, from the coding sequence ATGATTCGCCGCGTCGACCTGCGGGGCCGAGTGGCAGCCGGAGAGGTTCTCGACCTCCAAGCCCTGGTCCCCCGAGCCGTTTTCGACGTCGAGGCCGCCCTCGACGTCGTCCGACCGATCTGCCTGGACGTCCGTCATCGGGGCCTGGAGGCGATCAGGGAGTACGGCGAGAAGTTCGACCATGTGGCCGTGGCGGACCTGCGGGTCCCGGCCGAGGCGCTGAAGACGGCGCTGGAGGAGCTCGACCCGTCGGTGCGGTCCGCGTTCGAGGAGTCGATCCGCCGGGTCCGCGAGGTGAGCGAGGACGAGCGCGGCGAGGACGTCGTGTCCGAGCCGGCGAAGGGCGGCCGGGTCACCCAACGGCTCGTGCCCGTGCAGCGCGTGGGCCTCTATGTGCCGGGTGGTCGTGCACCGCTGGCTTCGAGCGTCGTGATGAACGTCGTACCGGCTCAGGTTGCCGGTGTGCAGTCGCTTGCTGTTGCCTCGCCGCCGCAGAAGGACTTCAACGGCCTGCCGCACCCGACGGTGCTGGCGGTCTGCGCGATGCTCGGGATCGAGGAGGTGTACGCGATGGGCGGCGCGCAAGCGATCGCCGGGTTCGCGTACGGCTTCGAGGGTTGCCGGAAGGTCAACCTGATCACGGGACCGGGCAACATCTACGTCGTCGCGGCCAAGCGATTCCTGCAGAGCGAGGTCGGGATCGACTCCGAGGCAGGCCCGACCGAGATCGCCGTACTGGCCGACGACACCGCGGACGCCGTGCACGTCGCGGCCGACCTGATCAGCCAGGCCGAGCACGACCCGATGGCTGCCAGCGTGCTGGTGACGCCGAGCGAGGCGCTGGCCGCGGCCGTCGAGGCGGAGTTGCCCAAGCAGGTCGCGAAGACCAAGCACCGGGAGCGGGTCGAGGAAGCACTCGGTGGCCAGCAGTCGGCCGTCGTACTGGTCGACGACCTCGATCAGGGGACCGCTGTGGTGGATGCGTATGCCGCGGAGCACCTGGAGATCCAGACGGCCGATGCCGAGGAGCGGGCCGCGCTGATCAACAACGCGGGCGCGATCTTCGTCGGCGGCTGGTCGCCGGTGTCGCTGGGTGACTACTGCGCGGGGTCGAACCACGTGTTGCCCACCGCCGGTTGCGCGTGCCACTCGTCCGGCCTTTCTGTCCGTAGCTTCCTGAAGGCTGTGCACGTGATCAACTACAGCCAGCAGGCGCTCGCCGATGTCGCGCAGCACGTCGTCGATCTCGCGCACGCCGAGGATCTGCCGGGGCACGCCGCGGCCGTGACCGCGCGCTTCCCGGGGGAGTCCGGCAATGGCTGA
- a CDS encoding LON peptidase substrate-binding domain-containing protein → MDSRLPLLTVDTVIFPGLVLPIPVTDVQGRAVIRDLVENGGELVCGAVAVRDGYELGDRVFRSLYGTGCAATISEIALDAADDGPVEITLTGNRRFKVAELDTEGDYLIADVEWLAEDPGDDPLGTANVAVQRFHRYAAAVTEISQPGLHIGSLPDDPSTLSYLMSAAMTLMTPDRQKLLEAADTTTRLAHLVGLLDTEMAAIKALPSLPAVDLSWSDMAPN, encoded by the coding sequence ATGGATTCCCGCCTGCCCCTCCTCACCGTCGACACGGTGATCTTTCCCGGGCTGGTGCTTCCCATCCCCGTGACCGACGTCCAGGGCCGCGCGGTGATCCGCGACCTGGTGGAGAACGGCGGCGAACTCGTCTGCGGCGCCGTCGCCGTACGGGACGGCTACGAGCTCGGCGACCGGGTGTTCCGGTCGCTCTACGGCACGGGTTGTGCCGCGACCATCTCCGAGATCGCCCTCGACGCCGCCGACGACGGCCCGGTCGAGATCACGCTGACCGGCAACCGCCGCTTCAAGGTCGCCGAACTGGACACCGAGGGCGACTACCTGATCGCCGACGTCGAATGGCTCGCCGAGGACCCGGGCGACGATCCCCTCGGTACGGCGAACGTCGCGGTGCAGCGCTTCCACCGGTACGCCGCCGCCGTCACCGAGATCAGCCAGCCCGGCTTGCACATCGGTTCCCTCCCCGACGACCCGAGCACCTTGTCGTACCTGATGTCGGCCGCGATGACCCTGATGACCCCGGACCGGCAGAAGCTCCTCGAAGCCGCCGACACCACCACCCGCCTGGCCCACCTCGTCGGCCTCCTCGACACCGAGATGGCCGCCATCAAAGCCCTTCCGTCCCTCCCCGCAGTAGACCTCAGCTGGTCGGACATGGCCCCGAACTGA
- a CDS encoding ribbon-helix-helix domain-containing protein — MSKQITVRLPDELVDFMDQLVGDNKAASRASVVARAMERERRRELAARDLAILTDHGDYPDLDGLADAAAGTVLSDLD, encoded by the coding sequence ATGAGTAAGCAGATCACCGTGCGGTTGCCGGACGAGCTGGTCGACTTCATGGACCAGCTGGTCGGCGACAACAAAGCTGCCAGCCGGGCGTCGGTCGTCGCCCGGGCGATGGAGCGCGAGCGCCGTCGGGAGCTGGCCGCACGCGATCTCGCCATCCTCACCGACCACGGCGACTACCCGGACCTCGACGGACTGGCCGACGCCGCCGCCGGGACCGTGCTGTCCGACCTCGACTGA
- a CDS encoding type II toxin-antitoxin system PemK/MazF family toxin, translated as MRPIHIARLDKPRPVVVLTRELIRPRLTNVTVAPITSTIRGLSTEVLVGTRNGLDHPSAISCDNIQTIPKLQLGRLIGYLFPDQEPALTEAITLAFDLEDEV; from the coding sequence ATGCGCCCGATCCACATCGCAAGGCTGGACAAGCCGCGCCCGGTGGTCGTGCTCACCCGCGAACTGATCCGCCCGCGCCTCACCAACGTCACCGTCGCCCCGATCACCAGCACCATCCGTGGCCTGTCCACCGAGGTCCTGGTCGGCACCCGCAACGGTCTCGACCACCCCAGCGCGATCAGCTGCGACAACATCCAGACCATCCCCAAACTCCAACTCGGCCGCCTGATCGGCTACCTCTTCCCCGACCAGGAACCAGCCCTCACCGAAGCAATCACCCTCGCCTTCGACCTCGAGGACGAGGTCTGA
- a CDS encoding helix-turn-helix domain-containing protein, with the protein MAGFEHHERRVHPALRPYLGDFIGYAYGGEPPELHRGLPSQYLTIVITLDEPLGLAVAGEPVEKFSTLASGLHSTAVRIGGSPNRSGVQLALTPAGCRALFGLPAGELAATTVNLDELVGQAAAELGERLRETSEWEQRFDILEQLFLEAWRDEPVPEARAELSWAWQRLRETAGGVGVQELAREVGWSRRHLSERFRAEYGLSPKVAGRVLRFEQAVATLKRRPTTRLADLAADLGYADQAHLTREWHSLAGCSPRQWMTEELPIVQDPEAAPAAG; encoded by the coding sequence ATGGCGGGGTTCGAGCATCACGAGCGACGGGTACACCCTGCGTTGCGCCCGTACCTCGGCGATTTCATCGGCTATGCGTACGGCGGTGAGCCGCCTGAGCTTCATCGGGGGCTGCCGTCGCAGTATCTGACGATTGTGATCACGCTGGACGAGCCGTTGGGGCTGGCCGTTGCCGGCGAACCGGTGGAGAAGTTCAGCACGTTGGCGAGCGGACTGCATTCCACAGCTGTCCGGATCGGTGGTTCGCCGAATCGCTCGGGTGTCCAGCTCGCCCTCACCCCGGCGGGTTGTCGTGCCCTGTTCGGTCTGCCGGCCGGCGAGCTCGCGGCGACCACGGTCAATCTCGACGAGTTGGTCGGTCAGGCGGCGGCCGAACTCGGTGAGCGGCTTCGGGAGACGTCCGAATGGGAGCAGCGGTTCGACATCTTGGAGCAGCTGTTCCTCGAGGCCTGGCGTGACGAGCCCGTGCCCGAGGCACGCGCCGAGCTCAGCTGGGCCTGGCAGCGGTTGCGTGAGACGGCCGGCGGCGTCGGCGTACAGGAACTGGCCCGGGAGGTCGGGTGGAGCCGGCGGCATCTGAGCGAGCGGTTCCGGGCGGAGTACGGGTTGTCGCCGAAGGTCGCGGGCCGGGTACTGCGGTTCGAGCAGGCCGTTGCGACGTTGAAGCGCCGGCCCACCACCCGCCTTGCGGATCTGGCAGCAGACCTCGGGTACGCCGACCAGGCGCACCTCACCCGCGAATGGCACTCCCTTGCCGGCTGCTCACCGCGGCAGTGGATGACCGAAGAGCTCCCAATCGTCCAAGACCCGGAGGCCGCCCCGGCAGCAGGCTAG
- a CDS encoding VOC family protein: MDTKNVTGVWPTLVYANGQAALKFLTEGLGFTLTASYAGAAPESIAHAELAWPTGGGVMVSSADAKDTSDEFSAFADRTQSVYLVHDDPDRVFATATAAGATVVRAMREEDYGSRGFTIADPEGNLWSVGTYGGELSTGVEQ, from the coding sequence ATGGATACGAAGAACGTCACCGGAGTCTGGCCGACTTTGGTCTATGCGAACGGCCAAGCCGCACTGAAGTTCCTCACCGAGGGGCTCGGCTTCACCCTGACAGCCTCGTACGCCGGTGCGGCACCCGAGTCGATCGCGCACGCCGAGCTCGCCTGGCCGACTGGTGGTGGGGTGATGGTGAGCTCGGCCGACGCCAAGGACACGTCCGACGAGTTCAGCGCCTTCGCCGATCGCACCCAGTCGGTGTATCTCGTCCACGACGACCCCGACCGGGTCTTTGCGACGGCGACCGCGGCGGGAGCGACCGTAGTACGGGCCATGCGTGAGGAGGACTACGGGTCGCGAGGGTTCACGATCGCCGATCCGGAAGGGAATCTGTGGAGTGTCGGAACCTATGGCGGCGAGTTGTCCACAGGGGTCGAACAGTGA